The following are encoded together in the Schistocerca americana isolate TAMUIC-IGC-003095 chromosome 6, iqSchAmer2.1, whole genome shotgun sequence genome:
- the LOC124620001 gene encoding mucin-4-like, whose product MRRFPCDLGRVARSQVVQMYEEVASRVERAARRLRPPAWFRAAAASPRGFLLAARRPSRLPPWPLPALQDGEPAPPPPAAAGSGSHSAPATLTRRRDRDRQRAADAADEETWSRDAATLYATPLSSRRQRPQSDWQTAPLGGWDSTPPRRHRSQLTLRTTLPAPASDAGWSQEVRRPYLGWRSLERLSRRPWTPEERLAASLLERSGRSTPASSKEASAPNKQSTSTHRTQTSDADASRVRTAASSLRSEPVDISTPPATSGRTEQTTDNHRQSKELSPLSRRVTTLTVTVNERNRDAETPSSSGSKSAEFSDMSTGSLEQRPAEEDCSRKRHIGYENSQHLEQDTLPSVSNYPEVKSQKSPQHKGLPLPTQIKTLPVRTTEPAEDLALASHNYPSKVQDQPDDLQHFPSAEGDTVSRGKTPDLTSRDMREEKGTTLKHHYQNGPTQLPTQLKALSVTTHYNNDGDDLSAKTNDKHFPARDLLARSYDTVPLNASNVPTSANTTSAPVPASGEDYYRTTNHVNLTKSPLLRERTFTIDQSIVSDNGDFRTKQLPTVELRTRSLEVTLPQRVTTNDTSRKVSIQEQFWVAEDHTPSAIQEDPSLLIFPLVKQTVATVPEAHSSSITSSIANRKSTPTFPTSSPIKASPGAAVDTKTLPYPVQLDYVSNTNSPSSSGAKTFDVNQLRSVELRTRSVEIPLPQVTSVIADPSDSDFSPSAAAKNTSVPNILEGSSRSSAVSRAISMPPVPRDRTFCIESPSVPLKGTSTFRQLPAAEFQSPSSDVTLVQRGSTVATARPYSHRQETEPVPSGLNHRHSVPASPLVGTSLTTIHVTPSPVVAEYRSVYSDTSPLLGRKPFTVNHVEAPGGYRTKSSAKDTKSREVSLSSALPKPFEPMPISQSKIPVPTASKPSSEKETAVTAQMDTSHRPLNHSQPTERTQKFSLPATSVIRRPSYRVATRNELNPSYRKKRSAAGVNTAGDVISTSVTSPTENSFSKTAPIVKPPRLRTKDNSTTTPKPLPRQKHTLAAQTVQRSDNVGPVTHNTELHLPNGVSPLPYSALRILDSQRPANTMSVSFKLPVSSESNTPASKQPMPSLQNIPNPTLLTHLKYKPCTTTDL is encoded by the coding sequence ACGAGGAGACGTGGAGCCGGGACGCGGCCACGCTGTACGCCACGCCTCTGTCGTCGCGACGCCAGCGGCCGCAGTCGGACTGGCAGACGGCGCCCCTGGGCGGCTGGGACTCGACGCCGCCGCGGCGGCACCGCTCGCAGCTGACGCTGAGAACCACGTTGCCAGCGCCCGCCAGCGACGCCGGATGGTCCCAGGAGGTGCGTCGCCCCTACCTTGGCTGGCGCTCTCTGGAGCGTCTCTCGCGCCGCCCCTGGACGCCCGAGGAGCGCCTCGCCGCCAGTCTGCTGGAGCGCAGCGGCCGCTCCACCCCCGCATCCAGCAAAGAAGCATCTGCCCCCAACAAGCAGAGCACCAGCACTCACCGGACCCAGACATCTGATGCCGACGCTTCGCGAGTAAGAACCGCCGCGTCATCCCTCCGTAGCGAACCAGTGGATATCTCGACGCCTCCAGCCACCAGTGGTCGCACAGAACAGACGACTGACAATCACAGGCAGTCCAAAGAACTCTCTCCTTTGTCTAGACGCGTCACTACACTGACCGTAACAGTAAATGAGCGTAATCGGGACGCAGAGACTCCCTCCTCGTCTGGAAGCAAATCTGCCGAATTCAGTGATATGTCTACTGGCAGCCTCGAACAGAGGCCAGCTGAGGAGGACTGTAGTCGGAAGCGGCACATTGGGTATGAAAATTCTCAGCATTTGGAACAGGATACACTGCCCAGTGTCAGTAATTATCCTGAAGTAAAAAGTCAAAAGAGTCCACAGCACAAAGGACTGCCTTTGCCCACGCAGATCAAGACACTGCCTGTAAGGACAACCGAACCTGCTGAAGACTTGGCTCTTGCATCACACAATTACCCCTCCAAGGTCCAAGACCAACCCGATGATCTACAACATTTCCCATCAGCTGAAGGGGACACTGTCTCAAGAGGAAAGACACCCGATCTTACATCTCGGGATATGAGAGAAGAGAAAGGTACCACACTGAAGCATCATTACCAAAATGGGCCAACACAGTTACCCACACAGCTCAAGGCGCTGTCTGTAACAACTCATTACAATAACGACGGCGACGATTTGTCTGCCAAGACTAACGACAAGCATTTTCCAGCTAGAGATCTGTTGGCGAGATCGTACGACACAGTGCCGCTTAACGCGAGTAACGTGCCAACGTCTGCCAATACAACTTCGGCACCGGTCCCAGCCAGTGGGGAAGATTACTATCGTACTACAAATCACGTGAATTTGACAAAGTCACCATTGCTGCGCGAGCGCACCTTCACCATAGATCAAAGTATCGTTTCCGACAATGGAGACTTCAGAACGAAACAGTTGCCGACAGTGGAGCTGCGCACACGGTCTCTTGAGGTTACTCTCCCACAAAGAGTGACAACTAATGATACTTCTCGCAAGGTGTCGATTCAAGAACAGTTCTGGGTCGCTGAAGATCATACACCGAGTGCAATACAAGAGGATCCGTCTCTCTTAATTTTTCCGCTGGTCAAACAAACTGTGGCAACCGTACCAGAAGCACACAGCAGCTCGATTACTTCCAGTATCGCAAACAGGAAATCTACGCCAACTTTCCCCACTTCTTCTCCCATCAAAGCATCACCAGGTGCTGCAGTTGACACTAAGACGTTACCGTATCCAGTACAGCTTGATTACGTCTCCAACACCAACTCTCCCTCTTCTTCTGGGGCAAAAACTTTCGATGTCAACCAGCTGCGATCTGTAGAGCTCCGAACTCGATCTGTTGAGATACCTTTGCCTCAGGTAACTTCTGTTATTGCAGACCCATCGGATTCCGATTTCtcgccgtctgctgccgctaagaaTACTTCAGTACCCAATATCCTGGAAGGTTCTTCCCGGTCATCCGCGGTCAGTCGAGCTATATCTATGCCTCCAGTGCCACGTGACCGAACATTTTGTATCGAATCTCCTTCTGTGCCCCTTAAGGGCACTTCTACCTTCAGACAGTTACCTGCTGCTGAATTCCAAAGCCCATCATCTGACGTAACCCTGGTTCAGAGAGGAAGTACTGTAGCTACTGCGAGGCCTTATTCCCATCGCCAGGAAACCGAACCTGTACCATCCGGACTCAATCATAGACATTCGGTGCCTGCTTCTCCACTTGTCGGAACTTCACTGACGACCATTCACGTGACACCATCGCCTGTAGTGGCAGAGTACCGATCAGTCTATTCCGACACAAGTCCTCTTTTAGGCAGGAAGCCATTCACTGTCAATCACGTGGAGGCTCCCGGTGGGTACCGCACGAAAAGCTCAGCCAAAGACACCAAATCCCGGGAGGTTTCACTCTCTTCTGCGTTGCCGAAACCTTTCGAGCCAATGCCTATTTCGCAAAGTAAAATACCTGTACCCACTGCGTCCAAACCATCTTCTGAAAAGGAAACTGCAGTAACTGCACAAATGGACACGTCTCACAGACCGCTCAATCACAGTCAGCCCACTGAACGTACACAAAAATTCTCGCTTCCTGCGACTTCCGTGATACGGCGTCCTTCTTACAGGGTAGCCACAAGAAACGAACTGAatccaagttacagaaaaaaacgaTCCGCCGCAGGTGTGAACACGGCTGGTGACGTGATTTCTACGTCAGTTACATCGCCAACTGAGAATTCTTTTTCCAAGACAGCACCAATAGTAAAGCCGCCACGCCTCCGCACCAAGGATAATTCCACGACCACGCCAAAACCGCTTCCACGGCAGAAACACACACTGGCGGCACAAACGGTGCAACGCTCAGACAATGTAGGACCAGTTACACACAACACAGAGCTTCATCTCCCGAACGGCGTGTCTCCGCTGCCATACTCGGCACTTAGAATTCTTGACTCTCAGCGTCCTGCAAACACTATGTCTGTATCATTCAAACTTCCTGTTTCCTCCGAATCAAACACACCTGCCTCTAAACAGCCGATGCCGTCACTCCAGAACATTCCCAATCCAACTCTTCTGACACATCTTAAGTATAAACCATGTACAACAACAGACCTGTAG